The genomic stretch CTCTCTCTTGGCCTGGGAGATCTCCACTCTCATCCTCTGCTGCCGGACTGTCTTCTCGTAAGCCAGACGCTCGCTCAGGTGAGTCCACTTGAACCGGTGCAGGTACTGCGAGAAGAGCAGGACAAAACAGGGATCAAGAACAAGACCCGTtgagcccaatcaacaccaaagACCGACCCAGTTTGCCAGCGGAGACATGTAGCCGGATAATAGCTTTGTGTAGCACTGCTGTGGGCTAGTCCTATAAAACACCTCAAGTTAAACTCCCCCGAACTTGAGTTCAAGGGTGTTAAGAGAACATGcgtctttaaccctttgctgttaCCTTGATGTTCCAGAGGTCGTCGTGGAAACGGCTCCTCTTGCGGGCGCACATGGGGGTGTTGTGGAGGCTGGCGGCGACGTTCTTGGCGACTCTCTTGTCCCGGAACTCCACCCAGCCCTCCGTAAAGCTCCTGGCATTGCAGCcagctttctttttcttcttgcgGACAGAGTGGTCTGGAATTCAGAGCGAATTTGAGGAGAGACCAATTATTCTTCATTTCTGCGCCTCtgcacagcctggacgcgaaCTAGCGCCGCCCCCAAGCAGTGCGAGTCTCTCAGGGGTTAAGTCAAACCTTGACATTTCTCTAATCGCGTCCGTTTGCTAGCGAAACAAAGACATTCTTACGCAATGCAAATTATTAACATGATGCTACTGACTGCAAATGTTTCCAAACGCCAGCTAGAGTTTAGTATCTTCAGCTATGGGGAAACGTTTTTTGCATTAACTCGAATTTTgggactaaaaataaataaattctgccggaagccataacagcagtatttaaaaatgtcacaaaagtTACAAAGTCTACACAGAAACAGTGGTGAAACCGATCCGTGTGTAAAAGTCTCTTACCCTCTGCCTGCAGGAATACCCTGCCTATCTCCCCGTGGATCCCCAGCATGTTCCGGACGTGTTTGGGTCTCATTCTAGGGGGGATGTGACCCAGATAAACCACGCCAGGGACCCCCATCTTCCGGGCTGGCTTCTCCCCCACGATCTCATCTCCCGAGTCTCGTTCCATGGCCGTCTCGTTGGTCTCTGCCACTTCGGTAACCCCGCCCGCTTCATCTTCGGCCCCGCCTTCTTGCTCTGAAGGCCCCTCCCTCTTTTCCAGAGGCCCCTCCTCCTCTAAAGGCTCCTCCTTCACATCTGACATCatgaaaaactgaacaaaaacaaatcaggtTAAAAAGGACTGGAAACCAGTAAAACCAGTTAAACCaggcatggatcaaactgctatgcaaggggagtcttattcccatcccttaTTTTCAATTCAACTGAGCTCTTAACTAAACCCTTAGCTGAACTCATAATTCTTAgatatttttaattcaatatcaggttgcttttaaaacagggcttctcaaactcgctCCTGGGGaaccctgtggctgctggtttccgTTCCAACCCAGCTCttaattaactagacccttaattgaacagataattagcttaattagacctttttagttgttttcagctcttaaacagttgtagatcAAGTTACtaatcaaatgttatagctaacttgaaatatgcaaactgttcaagagctgaaaacaagcaaaaaggtctaattaagctaattatcagttcagttaagggtctagttaattaagagctgggttggaatggaaaccagcagacacagggggctccccaggaccaagtttgggAAGCCCTTTTATAAAGTGTTACAGCTAAGAAGCATTTACACGTGGAGTAATCTGAGCACACCCTATACCTCGATTGAGAATTAATATAGTATAGAATACGGAATAGCTTGTAATATACATGCATTTCGTGTCCCACCCCCCccctcaatttaaaaaaaggtacagcCACGCTACTTTCAAATATTCTTACCTGCCGAAAAAATTCTACTGTGGGTTTCTGCTGGCCTGTGATGTCCAAATGCTTACTATAACCCTTATTCGACGGTGCAGATTATAAATGCGTGTGTTTGGAAACCCACACGCCGGCCATGCGTCTGTGAAAGCGGATACAAACCCAGCTGCTGCCCCGGCGACGCATGCGCGAAACGTCCCCCCATGCTCCGCCTGCATGAGCTCTCTCGCCGGACAAGCTGCTAATGGGCCAGGCAGTTTCATCTCTAATGAAAGTGTGGCCACCTGCAATCAAGCTGAGAATGTGCTTTTGCACGCTTCGTATACCAGCGCACCCCTATCCCCCCCCCCGGCTGTGAGACACGGCAAACACCCCAGCGAGCTGAATTTGGATTTGAGTCGCACACTCTCCGTGTGAACAAAAGGGCTGCAGGTTATACGGGTTTCTCGCCACAAGGTGGCGACAACTCCCTAAAAACAAACGCGACCTGATCTGCAAAATTTTAACATTCTGCATTTTAAGCACTCAAAATTAGCGTTTTAAAAGCTAGAACAGGCTGTGTATATTTAAACAGAAGAGATGGTTTAACTGCATTGTACGTATCCAGAGATGTGTTCAAATGCATCCTGGCTGGGAGGGGGGGAATTTGCTGGGGACCCTGAAGGGGgagtcacattggctctgacgctcccggggTGCAGGAGGAGACGGGGAAACAGTCAGGGGTTGCTGcccctcatcgcgcaacagcgcACCCTGCTGTCCAGACACGGAGTGGATAAGACGCACGGCCGGTCCCtcttgttccccccccccccccccctctgctcTGACTTGCTCGGCGTGAAAGCTCCTGAGATCGGAGGAttctcacacgccctcagaaagTCTGTGCTGTGCGGGGACCCACTGCGGAGAAGaggggaaacaaacaaacaaaattggaCATTGCAAACtgggtgaaaaataaataaataattggccactttatacaaaaaaaagatcactgtttttttaaaaacaatattactgTGCAGGACAGCCACTAAAAGAGCGtaacctttctaaaaaaaaaaaaaaaaaaaaatatgcagaacTAGGTTTTCAAAACTGATTGAAAAGATTCAACCACTAAATCCTgctaataataatatctttatatagcgcctttcacagtggagcaccatcacaaagcgctttgcagaggctggctgtgaactgcgcattataggcagagtcgcttccaataggacgCTGGCTTAACATCTCACCTGCAGGACggggcacaaggaggtgaagcgactcccTCAGGGTCCCGCACAAAGAGTCAGTCAGTGCTAGAGGGGGGATTTGAACCCGTGACTTTCttgttacaagcccgtttctttaataATACCTCCGCTTTACTAGGATTCAAGTCCTGGTAGtgcaggggcagcagcctggaagagggGACTGGGGAGGGGGCCCGGAGAGATCGGGGTCTGAGACGGGAGAGAAGAAGGGTAGATTAGTAGGGTCTGCAGGGGGTTGACAGGGACcgggtgagcagaggacagggggtGTGGGGGCGGAGAGGTATTCATGTTTGCGTGTCGGCTTGGAGAAGGAGGCACAGTCGTTGGCCGATGGAGGAAGGTggaagagagggaggagaaagTAGAGAAAAGTTTGCAGGGATTGAAAAGAGGCTGAGGAACTGTATGCATGAGACAATGGATTTGCAAATTGGTTAattcatatctctctctctctctctctctctctctctctatatatatatatatatatatatatatatacacacacacacacatatatagagagagagactttgaggAGAAAGGTTAACGCtaataaagtaaatacagtatattataaacatatcattttgtacacatcttttattgttttggttgtgttttttttaaatcccagtttttttttttctaaacagcagACATGTGTTAGGCTCCCACGCTGCAGTGAATCACACAGCCGCCTCGTCTGTTAGGTAATTAACCAGAAACAATACAGGCGTTTTAACATAATCGCCACTGCTAAACTGTCACTGTGGAACAATACGCGTTTCTGCTCACTGGCGACACTTGTCGCAAGCAGAGTCGCTTACAGACGCTTAATTATACGTTTAATCTTCTCCCATAACTCAAAGCCGACGTGCCGGTGCCTCCTATGGCAGATGATACATTTAAAGTCCTTCAAAGACGGCCTCTCTTGGGCTTTTAAACGTTGCAATAAAATGTTTGCACGAACCCTGAGCGGGGTCGCATTGCAGTGACCGATCTGCacccctggtcccggagagccccTGTCCAGCTGGTTTTATTAGTGTCtgtacatcatcagtggctaatcTTGAAGCGAATCTGAGCTATATCTCTAAACAAACCCCTTTTGAAGCTCAATCTCAAAATTGATTTACAATGCCCTGTTTTGAATGCTCCGATtggagagatctctaaatgaacaggaagtcgtTTCAAGATATCTGAAACAAATATTTCTTTACTGTAAGTCTAATTGCGCTTAGCCGAAATCGGTCTTAAACGTAATCAATTAAGgtctgtatattttcttatctCGGATTTCAGCTTTTATGGATTGCAAACGGTAAGGGGGCAGAATACAACATATCGCAATATAATTCAAAGTAcgtttaaaatatgtacaaagtGAGCCGCGCTACGCATCACTGGGTTTGGAGCTCATGTCGTATCTTTTCAAAGCTCTGTTTTCTAAGTAAAggaaagatatatattatatatatatatatatatatatatatatatatatatatatatatatatatatatatatatccgccGCGAGATCTTTAAGATAAAAATTCTCTATCAATAGACCCGGGCAATCATAGTTTAagcgccctctctctctctctctctcttgctctttgTGCTTTTTCACCTTGAGTTTTTATTGGAGTTAGGTAAGCCCAGTTTATTAATGTAGAAGGATGGTATTGCTGCCTCAGAgtctgggtctctctctctctctctctctctctctctctctctctctctctctctctctctctctctctctctctgtgtgattttaattcaatttcagggggggaggagagggaggagggagggtctGTCACACAAACAGCGCAAGATAACGAAACGCTCTCTCTACACGATCAGAGGGAGGCGCACGAAACCTAGAAACGTGGTTCTAAATAAAGCCCCTATCCGCTGATAACAGTAGAGTTGTGTCCTGTTCTTCAGATACATTCAGAATCGACAATGGTCTGTTAATATAATCAAGTCGAGCCGCAACGCGTTTCCAGCTGTGCCGCGATTCCCCGAGTCAAGGCATATTTTATAATTGATTAAAAGCGCGTTTCAATTCAGCCCCAAGTTCATTTCTTTAACACGCTGTGACatgcacacaaaaaagaaaaaaagaagcgaTGACATGCGATTATGTTGTCAGAACAAGCCACTAATGTAAAAGCCACCAAGGAAATAGAGCTCCGATCGACCTGCCATCTCCAGCCTGCGCGGTTAGAACAGAAGACAGCGCGCTCTGGTCCCTTCTTTAATTTGGGTTAATTGATTTAgttaataagttttttttttttttttttttttgacctcaCTCAAATCAGGTTGGTTGCAAACCGGAATAAGCGTGTTTAACTGAACTAATTATTGCCTTAATTAGCCCAGATTAAcaagtgttccagatctttatcCGATGGTGTAAACACACCTAGGAAACGTGGAGGATTGGGGTCTCCAGACCAGGGCTGAGACATCTGATCTATCTAACGCGTTACTGCTGCAGTTTAGgacataaacagacagacagacagacagacagacagacagatagatctATCTACATGTGTGTATATgcgtgtgtgtagtgtgtgtgctgtgtgtgtgtgttcgtgtgatGGACACATTTATCATGTGTCCTCTCGTGTATTGACATCTGATCTATCTAACGCGTTACTGCTGCAGTGTCCTTTTGGgacataaacagacagacagacagacagatagatagatagatagatagatagatagatagatagatagatagacagacagacagacagataaatagatagatagatagacagatagatagatagacagacagacagacagacagacagacagatagatagacagacagacagacagacagatagacagacagacagatagatagacagatagatagatagatagatagatagatagacagacagacagacagatagacagacagacagacagacagacagacagacagacagacagacagatagatagacagacagacagacagacagacagatagatagatagacagatagatagatagatagactgacagacaaatagacagacagatagatagatagatagacagacagacagacagatagatatatagatatatagatagatagatagatagacagacaaatagaaagatagacagacagacagatagacagacagatagatagatagacagacagatagacagacagacagacagatagacagacagatagacagacagacagacagacagacagacagatagatagatagacagacagacagacagacagacagacagacacagacagatagacagacagacagacagacagacagacagatagatagacagacagacagacaacccaTACGAATTAGATCGAGGGAATTCAGCAGATCATATTTAAAGATTCGAATTTaaattcagttctttttttttaaaatgtatttatgccATGCTTCACATCCGATTGTCTCCCggccccctgtggttcttatcGGGCGTCGCAGTTACAGATGGCCACAGCCAATGCTTTGTACACACGCAGCAAACCTAAAGGCTGAGCTAGGTACCGCACAATCAATCAAACAGTCAtcaatctatattttatatagcgcctttcatagcggaccaccatcacaaagcgcattacaagatgcagcaacaacaagaaaatccatgatactccaaatacagagaaatgcttcatacatgatatacagtgtgtgtgtgtgtgtgtgtggggggggggggggggggtcttctattttaaatgcacGCGCTGTTGCTGTTTACAAACACAAGTTATCACGCTATCTGCATTTCTAACGCAATGTCGATGCTGAAACTGTAATAGATCCGCGTTTCACTATCTGTGTGACTCTTAGACTTTCTTTGCAGGCTTCGAGTCTGGGAACATTTCTGCTGCGCATTTGCAGGACGAGTCGCAACATGTAAAGATCTCTTGCGTTTGTAACTTGCTTCATCTCCTTTCTTACTTTGGCAAAGAAAGATGTTATAATTGAAAGGCTGGTGTTTCTGAGCGTTTTCTGAGACCAGGGATGGAGCAAAGACCCGGGTTAGAAAGGCCATAGTAGACAGTCAAGGATGTGAGTTTGCCACGCCCGCTGAATACATGTCTGCCACAGAGCTCTCCTGGGTCCtatctatttgtgtgtgtgtgtgtgtgtttgtgtgtgcgtgtgtgtgcgtgtgtgtgcgtatatgtgtgtacatctatctatctatctatctatctatctatctatctatctgtctgtctgtctgtctgtttatgtcCCAAAAGGACACTGCAGCAGTAACGCGTTAGATAGATCAGATGTCTCAGCCCTGGTCTGGAGACCCCAATCCTCCACGT from Polyodon spathula isolate WHYD16114869_AA chromosome 43, ASM1765450v1, whole genome shotgun sequence encodes the following:
- the abt1 gene encoding activator of basal transcription 1; the protein is MMSDVKEEPLEEEGPLEKREGPSEQEGGAEDEAGGVTEVAETNETAMERDSGDEIVGEKPARKMGVPGVVYLGHIPPRMRPKHVRNMLGIHGEIGRVFLQAEDHSVRKKKKKAGCNARSFTEGWVEFRDKRVAKNVAASLHNTPMCARKRSRFHDDLWNIKYLHRFKWTHLSERLAYEKTVRQQRMRVEISQAKRETSFYLDNVEKSRDLARLRERKSRSGQPFQEPSWGFTQRQTEEEIQRGKQSRGQQGQADKSQRRQLRKAMAKTQEIEKKSQSNVSLLAKIFNARGKQD